Proteins from a genomic interval of Candidatus Omnitrophota bacterium:
- a CDS encoding carbohydrate ABC transporter permease has product MRVNRYILWRMTKSTFIHLFLGTVTLVCLFPLFWMIRCSLMSNETIFVDTGLLPHHINFGNFAIAWTKGHLAGFFFNSVIYTACVVSGIVLISSLAAFAFSRLEFPGKNVLFYLFVAAMMIPLPGSFVALFVLMAKLHLVNTRIGYILCMINVGLSMSILLLKTFFDKMPRDLEDAARIDGCSKLGIWWNVALPLARPAIAVIVIFNSLTVWNEYILATLLLGDTSLMPLQRGLMVFQGANSVDYPVLMAGLTMAAVPIVMVYLAMQKHIIKGLSSGAVVG; this is encoded by the coding sequence ATGCGCGTGAACAGATACATCCTCTGGAGAATGACCAAATCGACGTTCATCCACCTTTTCCTGGGCACAGTGACGCTGGTGTGCCTGTTCCCCCTCTTTTGGATGATACGCTGCTCGCTGATGAGCAATGAGACCATCTTCGTTGACACGGGGCTGCTGCCGCATCACATCAACTTCGGTAATTTCGCCATCGCGTGGACCAAGGGCCATCTGGCCGGGTTTTTCTTCAACAGCGTCATTTATACGGCCTGCGTCGTCAGTGGCATCGTGCTCATTTCTTCGCTCGCGGCTTTTGCCTTTTCGCGGCTGGAATTCCCGGGCAAGAACGTCCTGTTCTACCTGTTCGTTGCGGCCATGATGATCCCTTTGCCGGGAAGCTTCGTGGCGTTGTTCGTGCTGATGGCCAAACTGCACCTGGTCAATACCCGTATCGGCTATATCCTGTGCATGATCAACGTCGGGCTGTCCATGAGCATTCTTTTATTGAAAACATTTTTTGACAAGATGCCCCGTGACCTGGAAGACGCAGCCCGCATCGACGGCTGCTCCAAACTGGGGATCTGGTGGAACGTGGCCCTGCCCCTGGCCCGGCCGGCCATTGCGGTCATTGTGATCTTCAATTCACTGACCGTCTGGAATGAATATATCCTGGCAACCCTGCTGTTGGGGGACACCAGCCTCATGCCCTTGCAACGGGGGCTGATGGTTTTTCAGGGAGCCAACAGCGTTGATTACCCGGTCTTGATGGCCGGCCTCACCATGGCGGCAGTGCCTATTGTTATGGTATACTTGGCCATGCAGAAACATATTATCAAAGGCCTGTCTTCGGGAGCTGTGGTCGGTTAG
- the mnmE gene encoding tRNA uridine-5-carboxymethylaminomethyl(34) synthesis GTPase MnmE yields the protein MYQYKSLEDTIVAIATPPGQGGIGIVRLSGTQALAVADRIFQTKNGRKIARALTHTVHYGRIVHGDKTIDEGLITVMRAPKSYTTEDVAEINCHGGMAAVRAVLEAALDAGARLAEPGEFTKRAFIHGRIDLPQAEAVLDIIQAKTQAFLRAGHAHLQGELSAALGGIRDALMEIYTVIEALINFPEDDIDAKGRNALVQQMQAQEQEVEHLVRSADQGRLLKEGLRIVLCGRPNVGKSSLLNVLLKHDRAIVSPMPGTTRDPLEEYAQIKGIPFQIIDTAGILEPRDVVEQEAVKRSRRHMEDADIVLLILDAGEPLSKEDTRLAGQIKGRKVIVVLNKSDLPARVTGEDIRRLFPDSPAVRVSALKKTGIEDLGSALITCAGQANHFDGQGILISNIRHVQALKSAQERLAHAVTLTEQGTSWEFVSEEIKGAINQLDAVTGRNIDADLLDRIFSSFCIGK from the coding sequence ATGTATCAATACAAATCATTAGAAGACACGATCGTCGCCATCGCCACCCCGCCGGGCCAGGGGGGCATCGGCATTGTGCGTTTGAGCGGCACGCAGGCGCTGGCGGTTGCTGACCGTATTTTTCAGACAAAAAACGGCAGGAAGATCGCGCGCGCGTTGACGCACACGGTGCATTATGGCCGCATTGTCCATGGGGACAAGACCATCGACGAGGGATTGATCACCGTGATGCGCGCGCCTAAAAGTTACACGACCGAGGATGTGGCGGAGATCAATTGCCACGGCGGTATGGCCGCGGTGCGCGCGGTCCTGGAAGCGGCGCTGGACGCCGGCGCGCGCCTGGCTGAACCCGGGGAATTCACCAAACGGGCGTTCATCCACGGCCGCATTGATCTGCCACAGGCCGAGGCCGTTCTGGATATTATCCAGGCAAAGACGCAGGCATTTTTGCGCGCCGGCCATGCGCATTTGCAGGGTGAATTGTCCGCCGCGCTGGGCGGGATCCGCGACGCGTTGATGGAAATTTATACGGTCATTGAGGCCCTCATCAATTTTCCCGAAGATGATATTGATGCTAAGGGCAGGAATGCTCTTGTCCAACAGATGCAGGCGCAGGAACAAGAAGTTGAACATTTGGTGAGGTCCGCGGACCAGGGGCGCCTTTTAAAAGAAGGCCTGCGCATTGTCCTGTGCGGACGGCCCAACGTGGGCAAATCATCACTGCTGAACGTGCTTTTAAAACATGACCGCGCCATTGTCAGCCCCATGCCCGGGACCACCCGCGACCCGCTGGAAGAATACGCGCAAATTAAAGGTATTCCTTTTCAGATCATCGACACAGCCGGTATTTTGGAACCGCGCGATGTCGTGGAACAAGAGGCGGTCAAGCGCAGCCGGCGGCACATGGAGGACGCGGACATCGTTCTTTTGATCCTGGACGCCGGTGAGCCGCTTTCAAAAGAAGATACGCGTTTGGCCGGACAGATCAAGGGCCGGAAGGTCATTGTTGTTTTAAATAAAAGCGATCTTCCCGCGCGGGTCACGGGTGAAGACATCAGGCGCTTGTTTCCCGACAGTCCCGCGGTGCGCGTCAGCGCGCTTAAAAAGACAGGCATTGAGGATCTTGGATCCGCTCTCATCACATGCGCGGGGCAGGCCAACCATTTTGACGGGCAGGGGATCCTGATCAGCAATATCCGCCACGTGCAGGCCCTTAAGTCCGCGCAAGAGCGCCTTGCCCACGCCGTCACCTTGACGGAACAGGGCACTTCCTGGGAATTCGTTTCCGAGGAGATCAAGGGCGCAATCAATCAGCTGGATGCCGTCACCGGCCGCAACATCGACGCCGATCTCCTGGACCGCATCTTTTCCTCATTCTGCATCGGTAAATAG
- a CDS encoding extracellular solute-binding protein: protein MPRGAPLALCCAWILMALTGCSPSPSKSNTILLWHWMTDRHDTLEQLAEKYKQETGIEVTVQLFAPSEAYSQKVIAAAQGNVLPDIYGVLDKKSIVADFIQAGLIADLTNAMEADGGRWKNSLFDKALADRRFDAGNIYGVKPGIYGVPIDVTSQQMLYNRKLLAKAGITAPPKTWDEWIRDCQALRRVGITPFVSGWGELWLLDCFASNYAFNIMGEAKVFATYRGEVKYTDPDWIRVLGLFEELRGKNALMEGIVTKGNKYAEQDFALERAAFTFNGSWCVNVYKDMNPKLDYGVMLPPPLDTAFPLKIWGGAGSSFVVNSTSPHKDKATAFLKWLTAKEQQAVLSKNTNNLPANREAMALIPPILEEFAKGMENSTHPNTWPVHEDPLVAETLDKGIQNIIIGEKTPGQVAADVQRVKDRQMSKGSR, encoded by the coding sequence ATGCCAAGAGGCGCGCCGCTTGCCCTTTGTTGCGCGTGGATATTGATGGCCCTGACCGGGTGCTCCCCGTCCCCCTCTAAAAGCAATACCATCCTCCTGTGGCACTGGATGACGGACCGTCACGACACCCTCGAGCAGTTAGCGGAAAAATACAAACAAGAGACAGGCATCGAAGTCACGGTCCAGTTGTTCGCCCCTTCCGAAGCGTATTCGCAGAAAGTGATCGCCGCGGCGCAGGGCAATGTCCTGCCGGACATTTACGGCGTTCTGGACAAGAAATCCATCGTGGCTGATTTCATCCAGGCGGGACTTATCGCCGATCTGACGAACGCAATGGAAGCGGACGGGGGGAGGTGGAAGAACAGCCTGTTTGACAAGGCCCTGGCCGACAGGCGCTTTGACGCCGGCAACATCTATGGGGTAAAGCCCGGGATCTACGGGGTCCCCATCGACGTGACCAGTCAGCAGATGCTCTACAACAGGAAACTCCTAGCCAAGGCGGGCATCACGGCGCCGCCTAAGACCTGGGACGAATGGATCAGGGACTGCCAGGCGCTGCGGCGTGTGGGGATCACACCGTTCGTGTCCGGCTGGGGCGAGCTCTGGTTGCTGGATTGTTTCGCCTCCAATTATGCGTTCAATATCATGGGGGAAGCGAAGGTTTTCGCCACCTACCGGGGAGAAGTCAAGTACACTGACCCTGACTGGATCAGGGTCTTGGGGCTCTTCGAAGAATTACGCGGCAAGAATGCCCTCATGGAAGGCATCGTGACCAAGGGCAATAAATACGCCGAGCAGGATTTCGCCCTGGAGCGCGCCGCTTTCACCTTCAACGGGTCCTGGTGCGTCAATGTTTATAAGGACATGAATCCGAAACTGGACTACGGGGTCATGCTCCCGCCGCCATTGGACACGGCGTTCCCGCTTAAGATCTGGGGAGGGGCCGGCTCCTCTTTTGTGGTCAATAGCACCTCTCCTCATAAGGACAAGGCCACGGCGTTCTTGAAGTGGTTGACCGCCAAGGAACAGCAAGCGGTGCTGTCCAAGAATACCAACAATTTGCCCGCAAACCGCGAGGCCATGGCGTTGATCCCACCCATCCTCGAGGAGTTTGCCAAGGGCATGGAAAATTCAACGCACCCGAACACCTGGCCGGTCCATGAAGATCCGCTGGTTGCGGAAACTCTTGACAAGGGCATCCAGAACATCATCATCGGCGAGAAAACCCCTGGGCAGGTGGCCGCTGATGTGCAACGGGTCAAGGACCGTCAAATGTCCAAAGGGAGCCGTTAG
- a CDS encoding PilZ domain-containing protein — protein sequence MPERRLFERFWARYPAKFKDSRNEYGTDVFLRDASAEGVRINTRERMFLDDPVTLEVEVPDGTSPMVLSGRVRWTRAAGSSAWDVGVQFPQVDFMKMSRLFQLTLQP from the coding sequence ATGCCCGAACGCCGCCTTTTTGAACGTTTTTGGGCGCGTTATCCCGCCAAATTTAAGGATTCACGCAATGAATACGGGACCGATGTTTTTCTAAGGGATGCCTCTGCCGAGGGCGTGCGCATCAACACCCGCGAGCGGATGTTTTTGGATGATCCCGTTACTTTGGAAGTTGAAGTTCCCGATGGCACCTCGCCGATGGTCCTCTCCGGCAGGGTGAGGTGGACCAGGGCGGCCGGTTCGTCGGCGTGGGATGTCGGCGTGCAATTTCCCCAGGTGGATTTTATGAAGATGAGCCGCCTTTTTCAACTGACCCTCCAGCCCTAA
- a CDS encoding PilZ domain-containing protein, with translation MADVKNKRSEDRLDCFVPVEGKAGSAFDQTQTVDISRNGIGFVSSHPHQVNEKVAIEIQLKPNAEPVLVLGVVKWVSKLSDSKNYRIGLNFAEVLSGSPTRLDRYFDEAG, from the coding sequence ATGGCAGACGTCAAAAATAAGCGCAGCGAAGACCGCCTGGACTGTTTTGTGCCGGTGGAAGGCAAAGCCGGGTCCGCATTTGACCAGACACAGACCGTGGACATCAGCCGCAACGGCATCGGTTTTGTTTCCTCCCACCCCCATCAAGTCAACGAAAAAGTCGCCATCGAGATCCAATTGAAGCCCAATGCCGAGCCGGTTTTGGTGCTGGGGGTCGTTAAATGGGTGAGTAAACTTTCGGATTCCAAGAATTACCGGATAGGGCTTAATTTTGCCGAAGTCCTTTCCGGTTCCCCAACCCGCCTGGACAGGTATTTTGACGAGGCGGGATAG
- a CDS encoding sugar ABC transporter permease: protein MDRKFRNAAVARDHLENFLFVVPAVAIFCIFYIYPFYKMINLSLFEWKGIGPMHFVGLANYKELMGDHLWWDSIGHAGYITLIALIFQNLLAFALALACDREIRLKGFYRAVFFIPPVLSEVVVGLIWNWILNPQMQNNQPVGLLNHFLYATGFPQLVHNWLGDPKTALTTIAVVNAWKGFGWGFIMFLAGLQTIDKQLYEAARVDGAGAWKTFTNVTVPMMLPVILVVVILTVLGCMQVFVLILALVSEGLVNHTDVPVTRIFSAMQSTNRFGYACAEAVIFGATLICISFILKKLADRTRQL from the coding sequence ATGGACCGGAAGTTCAGGAATGCCGCCGTTGCCAGGGACCATTTGGAGAATTTCCTGTTCGTTGTTCCCGCCGTCGCTATTTTCTGCATTTTTTACATTTACCCGTTTTACAAGATGATCAACCTTTCCTTGTTCGAATGGAAAGGGATCGGCCCCATGCATTTCGTGGGATTGGCCAATTACAAAGAGCTGATGGGAGACCATCTCTGGTGGGATTCCATCGGCCACGCCGGATACATCACCCTCATCGCCTTGATCTTCCAGAATCTCCTGGCGTTCGCGCTGGCCTTGGCCTGCGACCGGGAGATCCGCTTGAAGGGCTTCTACCGCGCGGTCTTCTTCATCCCGCCGGTGCTTTCGGAAGTCGTTGTCGGTCTCATCTGGAACTGGATCCTCAACCCTCAAATGCAGAACAACCAGCCCGTGGGACTGCTGAATCATTTCCTGTATGCCACGGGTTTCCCCCAGTTGGTGCATAACTGGTTGGGGGACCCCAAGACGGCCCTGACCACCATCGCCGTCGTCAATGCCTGGAAAGGGTTTGGCTGGGGCTTCATCATGTTCCTGGCCGGCCTGCAGACCATCGACAAACAGCTCTATGAAGCGGCCAGGGTCGACGGGGCAGGGGCATGGAAAACCTTCACCAACGTGACCGTCCCCATGATGCTGCCGGTGATCCTGGTGGTCGTCATCCTGACGGTGTTGGGGTGCATGCAGGTCTTTGTCCTTATCCTGGCCTTGGTCAGCGAGGGGCTGGTCAATCACACGGACGTGCCCGTGACGCGCATTTTCTCGGCGATGCAAAGCACCAACCGCTTTGGCTATGCCTGTGCCGAGGCGGTCATTTTCGGGGCCACCCTCATCTGCATCTCTTTCATCCTGAAAAAACTGGCGGACAGGACGAGGCAATTGTAG
- a CDS encoding MFS transporter: MGKVPAHSHHVTAPEDRIPFFQQAAYSIGALVNQMQAAALTAMVLVLNLGLGMDPAKVGIIGTVPRLIDAFTDPLIGYTSDNTRTRYGRRRPFMLFGAVISGLLFILMFQLHKESPESYSFWYFLIIQCLYVVAFAFFAIPFIALGFEMTPDYHERTRLQGACNTIGQIAWVISPWLFAFMYSSKDLVHGVRVLAVIFGVFIIAGGLFPVFVNKERSTHLPSVKKRKAMEVMKDFFSGCKIAFKNRPFVQLCTITFLVFNGFMLASSFTAYVIFFYVFGGDYGKGGQLLGWNGTVAAVASFFVIFPLITWIATRLGKRNTLLITIPLSMVGYAMKWWGYNPQHPYLLLVAAPLIAFSLGSIFTVVTSMLADVCDFDELENGSRREGIFGAIYWWMIKLGQAAASLMSGFLLNWTGFKESLHGAQTAHTLLWLRLFDIGIPIAASLIAIYFIATFEISEDRAYDIRKQLEQRRGKT, translated from the coding sequence ATGGGAAAAGTCCCGGCGCATTCTCACCACGTCACCGCCCCTGAAGACCGCATTCCATTTTTTCAACAAGCCGCGTACAGCATAGGAGCACTTGTCAACCAGATGCAGGCGGCGGCTTTGACCGCCATGGTCCTGGTCCTCAATCTTGGTTTGGGGATGGATCCCGCCAAGGTGGGGATCATCGGGACGGTCCCGCGCCTGATCGACGCCTTCACCGACCCCTTGATCGGTTACACGTCGGACAATACCCGCACGCGGTATGGACGCCGCCGGCCCTTCATGTTATTCGGGGCCGTGATCTCAGGCCTTTTATTCATCCTGATGTTCCAGCTGCATAAAGAAAGCCCGGAAAGTTACAGTTTTTGGTATTTTCTGATCATCCAGTGCTTGTATGTGGTCGCCTTCGCCTTCTTCGCCATTCCCTTTATTGCCTTAGGGTTTGAAATGACCCCTGATTATCACGAACGCACGCGTCTGCAGGGGGCCTGCAACACCATCGGCCAGATCGCCTGGGTCATTTCTCCCTGGCTGTTCGCATTCATGTATAGCAGCAAGGACCTCGTGCATGGCGTACGGGTGCTAGCGGTTATTTTTGGCGTCTTCATCATCGCCGGCGGGCTTTTCCCGGTATTTGTCAACAAAGAGCGTTCTACCCATCTGCCCAGTGTCAAGAAACGCAAGGCGATGGAGGTGATGAAGGATTTCTTCTCCGGCTGCAAGATCGCCTTCAAGAACCGGCCCTTCGTTCAGCTGTGCACCATTACGTTCCTGGTCTTCAACGGGTTCATGCTGGCTTCCTCGTTCACGGCCTATGTCATTTTCTTTTACGTGTTCGGCGGCGATTACGGCAAGGGGGGGCAACTGCTTGGGTGGAACGGGACGGTGGCGGCGGTCGCGAGCTTCTTTGTCATCTTCCCTTTGATCACGTGGATCGCGACCAGGCTCGGCAAGCGCAACACCCTGCTCATTACTATTCCCTTGTCCATGGTCGGGTACGCCATGAAATGGTGGGGTTATAACCCGCAGCATCCCTACCTGCTCTTGGTGGCGGCGCCATTGATCGCCTTCAGTTTGGGGTCGATCTTCACTGTTGTCACCTCCATGCTGGCCGATGTCTGCGATTTTGACGAACTTGAGAACGGTTCCCGCCGGGAGGGTATTTTCGGCGCCATTTATTGGTGGATGATCAAGCTCGGACAGGCGGCCGCCTCGTTGATGTCCGGTTTTCTGCTCAACTGGACGGGCTTCAAGGAATCCTTGCACGGCGCCCAGACCGCGCATACCTTGTTATGGCTGCGGCTTTTTGATATCGGCATCCCCATCGCGGCCTCATTGATCGCGATCTATTTTATCGCGACCTTCGAGATCTCCGAGGACAGGGCTTACGATATTCGCAAGCAGCTGGAACAAAGACGGGGGAAAACGTAG
- a CDS encoding cellobiose phosphorylase, translated as MDEKALYTYGPDGITFVSAAAGAIKTIYAPLCGADASSLKSAITPSLSGDIKLDKLHYVTKPASREDLRRPSREFFVSVKGKGTCSLAKDSAPDTATVAIGQLWHQVTRRHPSCGLSLEAVHFIPVTDETVELMRVTVKNISRRNITLTPTAAIPIFGRSLANKHDHEHVTALLHRIQQNKDGVLVEPTMVFNEEGHGQAQCVYFVYGADGAGAPPSGTFPTVDTFLGDAGNLDAPQAVMEGHRPVQCSDEALQGKEAVGALRFKEITLKPGGTKEYFIVVGLAPDAAGARAFFKRFASPQAFKEAWALNRKFWEDKTGTIRFKTGDEGFNAWMRWVTLQPILRRIFGCSFLPDHDYGKGGKGWRDIWQDLLSLILIEPSAVRGALLNNCAGIRIDGSNATIIGAKPGEFIADRNAITRVWMDHGCWPLVTLLLYINQSGDFDVLLEKVPYFRDPQMFRTFEKDLGWLARYGHKLVDKKGHTYEGTVLEHILVQNLTQFFNVGEHNCIRLESADWNDGLDMAFARGESAAFTAFYGGNLLKIADIIEGLAGHKGIAAVEVAKEILLLLDTLSGDPINYDHPRDKHQLLFDRYFRAVQPALSGEKVSVSVQGLVKDLRHKGRWLFSHLRHQEKITVEDKGKNYTWFNGYYDNQAQRVEGKKDGTVRMTLTAQVFAIMSGMAETREIEDIMTSVDRFLRDKNLGGYRLNTDFGIRHYPDLGRAFAFAYGTKENGAFFSHMTVMYAYALYERGFARQGHEVLRSITRMAVDGRRSKIYPGIPEYFDPEGRGMYHYLTGSASWFVLTQLTQAFGVRGLRGDLALSPQLVREEFDAKGNASVTCPFAGHTITVQYRNPKKLDAGSYTIKEISFQGKPLGLERSPRGETLIRRSRLRADLASAKPLVLDVMLGTR; from the coding sequence ATGGACGAAAAAGCACTTTATACCTACGGCCCCGACGGGATCACGTTTGTTTCCGCGGCCGCGGGGGCGATCAAGACCATTTACGCCCCCCTATGCGGGGCGGACGCCTCCTCTTTGAAATCCGCGATCACGCCCTCTTTGAGCGGGGACATCAAATTGGATAAATTGCATTATGTCACCAAACCCGCGTCCCGTGAGGACCTGCGCCGGCCGTCGCGCGAATTTTTTGTTTCCGTCAAGGGCAAAGGGACCTGTTCGCTGGCCAAAGACAGCGCTCCGGATACGGCCACCGTCGCAATCGGACAATTGTGGCACCAGGTGACCCGCCGTCATCCGTCCTGCGGGCTTAGCCTTGAGGCCGTTCATTTCATTCCCGTCACCGATGAGACGGTTGAGCTCATGCGCGTGACGGTCAAAAACATTTCGCGCAGGAACATCACCTTGACCCCCACCGCGGCCATTCCCATTTTCGGCCGTTCTCTGGCCAATAAACACGACCACGAACACGTCACCGCGCTTTTACACCGCATCCAACAGAACAAGGACGGGGTGCTGGTCGAGCCCACCATGGTTTTTAATGAAGAAGGCCACGGGCAGGCGCAGTGCGTGTATTTTGTCTACGGCGCCGATGGCGCCGGCGCGCCCCCATCGGGAACTTTTCCGACGGTAGATACGTTTTTGGGGGATGCCGGCAACCTGGACGCCCCGCAGGCGGTCATGGAAGGCCATCGACCCGTTCAATGTTCTGATGAGGCCTTGCAGGGCAAGGAAGCCGTTGGTGCTTTGCGTTTCAAAGAGATCACATTGAAACCCGGAGGGACTAAAGAATATTTCATTGTTGTGGGACTGGCGCCTGACGCTGCCGGGGCCCGCGCGTTCTTCAAACGTTTCGCCTCTCCCCAAGCGTTCAAAGAGGCCTGGGCGCTCAACAGGAAATTCTGGGAGGACAAGACCGGCACGATCCGTTTTAAGACCGGCGACGAGGGTTTTAATGCCTGGATGCGCTGGGTCACCCTGCAGCCGATCCTGCGGCGTATTTTCGGCTGTTCATTTTTGCCTGACCACGATTACGGCAAGGGAGGCAAGGGCTGGCGCGACATCTGGCAGGACCTTTTGTCGCTCATCCTCATCGAGCCCTCCGCCGTGCGCGGGGCTTTGCTCAACAATTGCGCGGGGATCCGCATTGACGGCAGCAATGCCACCATCATCGGCGCCAAACCCGGGGAATTCATCGCGGACCGCAATGCCATCACCCGCGTCTGGATGGACCACGGCTGCTGGCCGCTGGTGACCCTGCTTTTGTATATCAACCAAAGCGGCGATTTTGATGTTCTTCTGGAAAAGGTCCCGTATTTCCGCGACCCGCAAATGTTCAGGACCTTTGAGAAAGACTTAGGCTGGCTGGCGCGCTACGGCCATAAACTGGTGGACAAAAAAGGCCATACGTACGAAGGCACCGTCCTCGAGCACATTTTGGTGCAGAACCTGACCCAGTTCTTTAACGTCGGGGAACACAATTGCATCCGCCTGGAAAGCGCGGACTGGAATGACGGGCTGGACATGGCTTTCGCGCGCGGGGAAAGCGCGGCGTTCACGGCCTTTTACGGCGGCAACCTTTTGAAGATCGCCGACATCATCGAGGGCCTGGCCGGACATAAAGGCATTGCGGCCGTTGAAGTGGCCAAAGAAATCTTGCTTTTATTGGACACCCTTAGCGGCGATCCCATAAATTACGACCATCCCAGGGACAAACATCAGCTGTTGTTCGACCGTTATTTCAGGGCCGTCCAGCCGGCATTGAGCGGGGAAAAAGTGTCCGTCAGCGTCCAGGGCCTTGTCAAAGACCTGCGCCACAAAGGCCGCTGGCTTTTTTCCCATTTGCGCCATCAGGAGAAAATTACTGTCGAGGATAAGGGCAAGAACTACACCTGGTTCAATGGGTATTATGACAATCAGGCCCAACGGGTGGAAGGTAAAAAAGACGGCACGGTGCGCATGACTTTGACGGCCCAGGTTTTCGCCATCATGAGCGGCATGGCCGAGACCAGGGAGATCGAGGACATTATGACAAGTGTTGATCGATTTCTGCGGGATAAGAATTTGGGCGGATACCGTTTGAATACCGATTTCGGCATCCGTCATTATCCGGATCTGGGGCGGGCGTTCGCTTTTGCCTACGGCACCAAGGAGAACGGTGCCTTCTTCAGCCACATGACGGTGATGTACGCGTACGCGCTGTATGAACGCGGCTTTGCCCGTCAGGGGCACGAAGTGCTGCGTTCGATCACCCGCATGGCCGTCGATGGCAGGCGCAGTAAGATCTATCCGGGCATCCCGGAATATTTTGATCCCGAAGGCCGGGGGATGTACCATTATTTGACCGGGTCTGCCAGCTGGTTTGTCCTGACCCAATTGACGCAGGCATTCGGCGTGCGCGGTCTTCGCGGTGACCTGGCCCTATCTCCGCAATTAGTCAGGGAAGAATTTGACGCGAAGGGCAACGCGTCCGTGACCTGTCCTTTTGCCGGGCACACGATCACGGTGCAATACCGTAATCCAAAGAAGCTGGATGCCGGGTCCTATACTATTAAAGAGATCAGCTTTCAGGGAAAGCCCTTAGGCCTTGAACGTTCCCCCCGGGGGGAGACGCTCATCAGGCGTTCCCGCCTGCGCGCCGACCTTGCATCGGCTAAGCCGCTTGTCCTGGATGTGATGTTGGGAACACGATAA